In Aquimarina spinulae, a single window of DNA contains:
- a CDS encoding S41 family peptidase: MKSIFVGTTICFLLFSLNTHSQDKYVTVKDSINTFYNKLFEELEENYLHTKDIDWLGLKPYIKKKALKSKSFEESLKITVKLFDTIRGNHLLLFSEKDWYKSTLGKQLSQEQFNQSLADAYENGKSFEAKVIEKEYGYVFIPGMLLKDATREELDKAAQEIYDAITKIDQSHNIKGWIIDLRLNIGGNSNVMLAGLYHLLGNGTTHLSLDVDKNVKILTSIYNGTLYKNHKINTAIKPNQKPKPQVPVALISGIMTNSAGEFVVLGFRGRKNTIVIGEESYGSTTANDLYELPYDTKAAITESYGTDRSAKFTKTIIPDIEVVKQHNFENLAKDKNIIMAIKFINSKQ; this comes from the coding sequence ATGAAATCAATTTTTGTAGGTACTACTATATGTTTTTTACTTTTTTCATTAAACACTCACAGTCAAGACAAATATGTAACAGTTAAAGACAGTATTAATACATTTTATAACAAACTATTTGAAGAACTAGAAGAAAACTATTTGCATACTAAAGATATAGATTGGTTAGGTCTGAAACCTTATATAAAAAAGAAGGCTTTAAAAAGTAAATCCTTTGAAGAGTCTTTAAAAATCACAGTAAAACTATTTGATACCATTAGAGGAAATCATTTACTTCTTTTTTCAGAAAAAGATTGGTATAAAAGTACACTTGGCAAACAATTATCTCAAGAACAATTTAATCAAAGTCTTGCAGATGCCTATGAAAATGGAAAATCCTTTGAAGCAAAAGTTATTGAGAAGGAATATGGTTATGTATTTATACCAGGAATGCTGTTAAAAGATGCCACGAGAGAAGAGTTGGATAAAGCGGCGCAAGAAATTTATGATGCCATTACAAAAATAGATCAATCACACAACATTAAAGGCTGGATAATTGATCTTCGTTTAAATATTGGTGGTAATTCTAATGTAATGCTTGCTGGATTGTATCATTTATTAGGAAATGGTACCACTCACCTATCTCTAGATGTTGACAAAAATGTAAAAATTCTTACCAGTATTTATAATGGTACTTTATATAAAAATCATAAAATAAATACAGCTATAAAACCAAACCAAAAACCAAAACCACAAGTCCCTGTTGCTCTAATATCAGGAATTATGACGAACAGTGCAGGAGAATTTGTAGTTTTGGGTTTTAGAGGTCGTAAAAATACTATTGTGATTGGAGAAGAGAGTTATGGGAGTACGACTGCCAATGACTTATACGAATTACCATATGATACAAAGGCTGCAATTACTGAAAGTTATGGAACGGATAGATCTGCTAAATTTACTAAAACTATTATTCCTGATATAGAAGTTGTAAAACAAC
- a CDS encoding helix-turn-helix domain-containing protein: MKVEEVFKNKNLKLSDLAYLIETNEKELSLFIYESFEMSFSEYINQSRIEKVKTLLKNEDQKKYTLLAIAENAGFSSKSSFNAVFKKVTGLTPSQYKASYKN, from the coding sequence ATGAAAGTAGAAGAGGTTTTTAAAAATAAAAATTTAAAGCTGTCAGACTTGGCCTATTTAATTGAAACAAATGAAAAAGAATTATCCTTATTCATTTACGAATCATTTGAAATGTCGTTCTCTGAGTATATCAATCAGTCAAGAATTGAAAAAGTAAAAACGCTTTTAAAAAACGAAGATCAAAAAAAATACACTTTATTAGCCATTGCCGAAAATGCTGGTTTTAGTTCTAAATCTTCATTTAACGCTGTTTTTAAAAAAGTTACGGGTTTAACTCCTTCCCAATATAAAGCGAGTTATAAAAACTAA